The DNA region TTCTAGCAACGCGCGCGCTTCATCGTTGCTGCGCGCGGTGGTGCCGATTGCAATGTCCATCCCTCGCAGGACATCGATCTTGTCGTATTCGATCTCCGGGAAAATAATCTGCTCGCGCACACCCATGTTGTAATTGCCGCGTCCGTCAAAGCCCCTGGGGCTCAAGCCACGGAAATCGCGGATGCGCGGAATCGCGATATTGACCAGCCGGTCGAGAAACTCGTACATGCGCGCGCGACGCAGAGTGACCTTGCAGCCGATGGGCCAGCCCTCGCGAATATTGAAGCCCGCAATCGACTTGCGCGCGACCGTCACGACCGGCTTTTGACCCGCGATGCGCGTCATGTCTTCGACCGCGTGGTCGACGATTTTCTTGTCGCCCACCGCTTCGCCAAGCCCCATGTTCAAGGTGATATTGGTGAAGCGTGGCACCTGCATTACGTTCGCATAGCCGAAGTGTTCAGCGAGCTGTTTTCGCACGCGGTCCTGGTATTGTGCATGCAGGCGCGTCATTTAGGCGTCAACCACTTCGTCATTGGCTTTGAAAAAGCGGACCTTGCGGCCGTCACCGAGCTGCCGGAATCCGATGCGCCCGCCCTTGCCCGTGGCCGGATTGAACAGCATCACGTTGGAGCCGTGGATCGACATCTCACGCTCCACGATGCCACCGCCCACACCACGCTGAGGGTTGGGCTTGGTGTGCTTTTTGGCGACGTTGACGTTCTCGACCACGACCCGATCATTGCGCAGCACGCGCAACACGGTGCCCCGCCTGCCCTTGTCCTTGCCCGAGATGACAACGACGTCGTCGCCTTTTTTCAATCTGTTCATCGATGGCCAATTCGGTAAGTCGTTTGCAAAAAAGTCAGTGTACAGAATACACGGGAGTTACAAGATCCCGGGCGTTTTACAGAACCTCGGGCGCCAGCGAAATAATCTTCATGAAGCGCTCGCCGCGCAGCTCGCGCGTCACCGGTCCGAAGATTCGCGTGCCGATCGGCTGTAACTGGTTGTTCAACAACACCGCGGCGTTGCGATCGAAACGAACCAGCGAACCATCGGTGCGTCGCACCCCTTTGGCGGTGCGCACCACCACGGCGCTGTATACTTCGCCCTTCTTGACCCGCCCGCGCGGAATCGCGTCCTTGACGCTGACCTTGATGATATCGCCGATGTGCGCGTAACGCCGCTTTGAACCGCCCAGCACTTTTATACACTGAAGCTTGCGCGCGCCGCTGTTATCGGCGGCCTCCAAGACCGTTTCAGTCTGAATCATGGCCGTGTCCTTTTAATTAGCTATCGCTATTGCGCTTATGCGAGCCTACTGCGAATTCCTGTCGAGCACCTGAACCAGCTTCCAGGCCTTGGTCTTGGAAAACGGGCGGCATTGGGTGATCGATACCTTGTCACCGAGCTTGCTCTCATTGCGCTCGTCGTGCACATGCAGCTTGCTCG from Gammaproteobacteria bacterium includes:
- the rplE gene encoding 50S ribosomal protein L5 — encoded protein: MTRLHAQYQDRVRKQLAEHFGYANVMQVPRFTNITLNMGLGEAVGDKKIVDHAVEDMTRIAGQKPVVTVARKSIAGFNIREGWPIGCKVTLRRARMYEFLDRLVNIAIPRIRDFRGLSPRGFDGRGNYNMGVREQIIFPEIEYDKIDVLRGMDIAIGTTARSNDEARALLEAFNFPFRRQAGGQG
- the rplX gene encoding 50S ribosomal protein L24; the protein is MNRLKKGDDVVVISGKDKGRRGTVLRVLRNDRVVVENVNVAKKHTKPNPQRGVGGGIVEREMSIHGSNVMLFNPATGKGGRIGFRQLGDGRKVRFFKANDEVVDA
- the rplN gene encoding 50S ribosomal protein L14; this translates as MIQTETVLEAADNSGARKLQCIKVLGGSKRRYAHIGDIIKVSVKDAIPRGRVKKGEVYSAVVVRTAKGVRRTDGSLVRFDRNAAVLLNNQLQPIGTRIFGPVTRELRGERFMKIISLAPEVL